Proteins from a genomic interval of Medicago truncatula cultivar Jemalong A17 chromosome 3, MtrunA17r5.0-ANR, whole genome shotgun sequence:
- the LOC112420155 gene encoding uncharacterized protein isoform X1, with product MANIIMYLYPIFRSMEDKYGVSPLEILATRTSAFESSKNQLSWWMKILYNCISVKVSDPKTRIKLYGVEDIAHQEKGDQRIPSYNVDDLEKACKVRHTLARLDFTAKILCHCIQMFVFAIWHTLFSSPRKRWSTQSLLGAIKRVKMEHICGSHLLEAFMKDPYESYMCGGADPFDYGEHDEEIKEKAESFFEDVRRKREEEDLKKNSKQEREGNQNMEDLAKNGVVEIMEELNSKVKASDKKGLLLVAMKELEAKKSGTNDTAYLRAAKHGITEIMLALESKLKSVIHETNSDNENALLIAVKYRQPQVVEGLWKRLSMETFQSINQQVDINENTILHLAAFTATHNENNAWRISSAAMQMMWDIKWYKYIKRLVPDHYHHRSNNDRKTPGEIFKEEHKELLDKSIEWLKDTSQSCSVVAALVAGVSFATSGSVPGGNQNTGKPTFEGQPAFEVFSISSLIGLYFSATALIMFLALLTSRKQVEDFNRNLPLKLLFGFSSLFVAIVAMFICFIGGHYFVLTDKYTKSGILFYLYIAICLPITFYAVEHFPLYIDLLKVILKKVPPPSIKGVKL from the exons GTATTTCTGTCAAAGTCTCAGATCCAAAAACTAGAATTAAATTGTATGGCGTTGAAGACATTGCTCACCAAG AAAAAGGTGATCAAAGAATACCATCATACAATGTTGATGACTTGGAAAAGGCATGCAAAGTACGACATACTCTTGCTCGACTAGATTTTACTGCTAAGATTTTATGTCACTGCATTCAAATGTTTGTATTCGCCATATGGCATACCCTGTTTTCATCACCAAGAAAAAGATGGTCTACTCAGTCACTGTTGG GGGCAATAAAGAGGGTTAAGATGGAGCACATATGCGGTAGCCATCTCTTGGAAGCATTTATGAAAGATCCTTATGAGTCATACATGTGTGGTGGGGCTGATCCCTTTGATTATGGAGAACATGAcgaagaaataaaagagaaagcTGAGAGTTTTTTTGAAGATGTCAGGCGCAAACGGGAAGAGG AGGATTTAAAAAAGAATTCAAaacaagagagagaaggaaatcaAAACATGGAAGATTTGGCTAAAAATGGCGTAGTTGAAATTATGGAAGAGCTTAATTCAAAAGTAAAGGCATCTGACAAGAAAGGCTTATTACTTGTAGCAATGAAGGAATTAGAAGCAAAGAAAAGTGGCACAAATGATACAGCATATTTGCGTGCAGCAAAACATGGCATAACTGAAATCATGCTTGCGCTTGAATCTAAACTAAAAAGTGTCATCCATGAAACTAACTCTGACAACGAAAATGCATTACTTATAGCAGTGAAATATAGACAGCCACAAGTTGTTGAAGGGTTGTGGAAGAGGCTTTCTATGGAAACCTTTCAGAGCATAAATCAACAAGTTGATATCAATGAAAACACCATTTTACACTTAGCAGCATTTACAGCAACACACAACGAAAACAATGCTTGGAGGATATCTAGTGCGGCCATGCAAATGATGTGGGACATCAAGTGGTACAAG TACATTAAAAGACTAGTACCAGACCATTACCATCATAGAAGCAACAACGATAGAAAAACCCCAGGTGAAATCTTTAAGGAGGAACACAAAGAACTTCTAGATAAAAGCATTGAGTGGTTGAAAGACACATCACAGTCATGCTCAGTTGTAGCGGCACTCGTCGCAGGCGTCTCCTTTGCTACATCAGGCAGCGTCCCCGGAGGTAATCAGAATACTGGAAAACCAACATTCGAAGGACAGCCTGCATTCGAAGTATTCTCTATATCTTCGTTAATTGGACTTTACTTCTCTGCCACTGCACTCATCATGTTCCTTGCTTTACTCACTTCTCGAAAACAAGTCGAAGACTTCAATAGAAACTTGCCATTGAAACTTCTTTTTGGGTTTAGTTCTCTCTTCGTAGCCATTGTTGCCATGTTCATTTGTTTCATTGGTGGACACTACTTTGTGCTCACAGATAAATATACCAAGAGTGGTATCTTGTTCTATTTATATATTGCCATTTGCTTGCCTATCACATTCTATGCAGTTGAGCATTTTCCGTTATATATTGATCTTCTCAAAGTTATTTTGAAGAAGGTGCCACCACCAAGTATCAAGGGTGTTAAGTTGTAG